CTCAGAAATGCCAACAATATAGCTTCGCCAATATTGATTTCTTAATTTCAACAAATTTAGTCAGTTAACCGccacataccttttttttttttgagtaggtGGAATTTCCACGCAATGTAACATAACTTTAATGTCATAATTTGGACTTTATTCTAAAAATATTATGGCACTAGAAGGAGGCCATATTTACTGACTTAATGCAAACACTCTTGGCACAGCAGGCCAAAACTCagaaggacagaaaaaaaaaaaaaaaaaaaaaaacatgggactGCATTACAATCTCAACATTTGGACAAACCAGAGACTTATGCAAGGATCCTGTTAGTAGTCTTCAGCTCCTGCAGATGACATATCTTTACTCAGCTGTTATCAAGTCTGTTCTGTGCACTTCTATAACTGGCTGGTTTGGGTCAGCCTGCCAATCAGACATAAGAAGACTGCAACGGACATTAAGCTGAAAAAATTATTGGTGTATACTGGCCCAACCTTCAGGACTTGTACAACTCAAGAGTGAAGAATGGGCAGGTAACATCATCACAGACCTCTCTCAACCCGGACACAACCTGTTTGAACTTCTCCCCTTGGGCAGACGTTACAGATCTCTGTGCACTACAACATCTGGGCATAAAAACAGTTTCCCCCCCATGCCATCTCCAGCTTAAACAGCTAACACAGAAATTGTCATATTTCTTTAaacatctgaataaataaataaaacttcaaaGTCATAGTCTTTTACAGGGAAAATATATAAGGATGCAGATGAGCGTAGCTTAACTTGTCATGCTTGACTCTTCTGGTTCATATTTGAACTTTTCTGATTGAGGATGAATTGCTTTTACTGTGGCTTGTACTATTTACCAGAACCATGATAATTCAGTGCATTGGGTTTCTATATCTACTGGTCATTTCTGATTTACCTATAAATAGGCTCACATTGCTGGTTACAACTTAACACAATAAACTTTGACAGTCACTCAACAACATTTTGGTCCAATCAGCACAATTGTGGTCATCTGTGGATTCAGTTTCTTTCTGCTCTCCATGCATTGGAGTCCTTAAAGGTGTCCACCAGTAAAACATGTAATTGGTTTCTCTAGTTGGTTATGAAGTCCTGGTATCCGCCAAATCCATTGGATTCAATGTTGTGATTCCTTTTCAGCAGGTTTGTCTTTGGTTTCTTGGTGTGCTTGCCATTGAAAGGCACAATGGGGAGCTTCAAATTCTCTTCAACAATGCATCAGCAGCTATCGCTTTCATGCAGTTCATAACCTGTATTTGTTTCAGTGCCCCCATTTTTGAGCTGGTCCAGGTAAGTCACTCATGCCTATTAGACACTTGAATCAATGGAAGAGCTCATATAGTCATTTAAAATGCTTCATCTTCATGGCAAAACAGAGGTGTGCTCAGTATTTTTTGTGCAGAATTCACCAACTTTGTTTTCTCGACTCCTTCAATGCTTTTCCGTCCACTGTCTTCAACAAGCATATGTTCACATTGATTTTTTAGACCTGACCTGATCCTTTTCTGTTAATGCACATAGGTATAAATCACATCTGGGGTGCTTTACTCTTTAAATAAATAGAGCATGGGTAGATTAGTTTGCGAAATGCTCAACATATCTCATGTCTCTCCACCAATGCTTCCAAACAAGGTAGCTCACCACTTAATCTAAACATAAGCCTCTTTTCTTGAAATCATTACATGCAAAGGTCATGACCAGAACTGCTTAAACCCACCCAAGGCTTCAGTGAGAAACATGATAAGACACATAACGACCATTTCAAGTCTGACATCATGCCTGATTCTATTAATATCATTGTATTTATCTGCTTTGTCCGCTTTTCTGCATAAAtctgacaaaatgttattaatattgaaaagtagaataataaatgcatacaaatgTTGTTTTTAGTGGGTTTAATTGACGGCTAACAATTAAGATGAGATCACAAGACTAAAGCTTTAATCATGACATTTAATTCTAGCATgcaactgttttttatttatgtacagaTTTTCTATAAAGTAATAAGAATGAAAAGCATTTCCTAAAATATGAGACTACAAAATTGCAATGCTTATTATACACCAGAaaacaatttcagtttttttttaatgaaatacagtGCTATGCATTCTCAATCTGAACTGACAAGTGATagtttcttaatataaaaatgtcaaatgtcaaaagaGTGTCAAGATCCAAAGCTTCACATGTGATTAACTCAACACTGATTATGTCTACTCTTATCATTCAAATCCCACATTGCAACACCCTCCCCACCTTATGCTCCTGGATTTATCCCTTAAAAGGAACCTCAGACAGATATATAACAACTCCTTAGCAAATAAATAGCAGGTCCACCACAGCAGATTTGCATCCTCTGCCTGGTCTGGATCACTAGTGTGCAAAGATGAATGGCACTGAGGGAAACAACTTCTACATCCCCTTGTCCAACAGGACAGGTCTAGTGAGGAGTCCTTTCGAGTATCCTCAGTATTATCTCGCTGAACCATGGCAGTTTAAATTGCTTGCTGTCTACAtgttctttctcatctgtttggGTCTACCCATCAATGGCCTTACATTGATTTGTACAGCTCAACACAAAAAGCTCAGACAACCTCTCAACTTTATTTTGGTTAACCTGGCTGTGGCTGGTGCcatcatggtttgttttggattcaCGGTCACTTTCTACACAGCAATTAATGGCTACTTTGCTCTGGGACCGACTGGCTGTGCGGTTGAGGGCTTCATGGCCACACTTGGAGGTGAGGAAAATCATTGCATTGTATGTTTTCTGACTGCTTTAATCACGTATTATGAGATGTACTGTGTAATTTGGGTGCAGCTGATCTCACTATTTCACTTGCTTCACAGGGCAAATTGCCCTTTGGTCACTTGTGGTGCTGGCCATTGAGAGATACATTGTGGTCTGCAAGCCAATGGGCAGTTTCAAATTCTCAACCAACCACGCTTTGACAGGAATTGGATTTACATGGGTAATGGCCTTGTCATGTGCGGCTCCACCTTTAGTTGGCTGGTCCAGGTCGGTCTAATAAGATCTCATTAATTTGTCTATAATTGTAGTATAGATGAGTAAAGATTGTAGTAAGTATAACAAGCAACTCAATTAAATATGAggcattttctctttttctttttttattatttgttcaatATTTAAAAGTGTTAGCTTACTTTCAGTTTATGGCAGTAAAAATAAACCTTTCACAGGTGAACACAGAACTTTTGTTCCTTTCATTGCTTTCTCATTCTTAGTAATTTTGCtagattttaaatgaaaacatttaaaagtacataATTTTCTAAACACAGTTATTTTGAttgcagttattttacattttctgacaTTAGGTGCATTTCTTTAACAGATATATTCCTGAGGGAATGCAGTGCTCATGCGGACCAGACTACTACACCCTGAATCCTGAATACAACAATGAATCATATGTCATCTACATGTTCGTCTGCCATTTTATATTTCCGGTCACTGTAATCTTCTTCACCTATGGACGGCTTGTTTGCACAGTCAAGGCGGTATGAAATGTCAATTTAAAAATTCCCAGTTATTAGAATACTATGTTAAAATGACAATCCTTATAATCATCTATGGTCATTTTACTCTCTTAGGCTGCAGCTCAACAGCAGGACTCAGCATCTACCCAAAAGGCTGAGAGGGAAGTGACAAAAATGGTCATCCTGATGGTTTTGGGTTTCTTGGTGGCTTGGACCCCTTATGCCACTGTTGCTGCCTGGATCTTCTTCAATAGGGGAGCAGCTTTCAGCGCCCAGTTCATGGCTGTTCCTGCCTTTTTCTCAAAGAGTTCATCCATATTTAACCCTATCATTTATGTGCTGCTAAACAAACAGGTAATCATATATCAGAATTGCCGAAATGTAAAGACATATCCATATCCCATTTCCTCTACTCTCTCAATTACAAAAAAGTGGCAAGTCCACAAAAATGTTCTAAGTGAAACATTGTTCTTCACAGTTCCGGAGCTGCATGATGACCACTCTTTTCTGTGGAAAGAACCCTCTTGGTGATGAGGAGTCGTCATCTGTGTCCACCAGCAAGACGGAGGTGTCCTCTGTATCTCCAGCATAGACTGAACTTCTTTCACGATTATTTTCTTTTAGCCAATGACCAATTTCGACAtcttaaaaaaagaacagaaaaaaacaggGTTGAATTAGTTGATGCTTCTCATTTGGCTGTGTTCACTATTATTACCATTAAATGAGCTCTCAAATATCAAGTATAATTAAAAGGCCTTTTGGCCTTAATGGGTTATCAGTGAACTTTTTTATGAACTCCGACGCTAACATCTTTGGcctaaaatgtgtatatattttgtatataatgaACAAATGGATAGAAATAAATATtggcattaaaaatgtctttgtttttattatgaagTTAGTCAAATTATTGAAATTAGTTTACCATTAGCAGATTGAGCAcactatatttttaaatcaaggtATTAGAATGCAAACAAATTCATCAGTAACACATCTACAGTATCTCAGTAAGGCTGGACACTGCAACAAGGAAAGCTGTTGTCTGCAATATTGTGGACAATGAGATTTACATATTCCATTTAATTCTAATGCCCCAACAACCATTCATTGTCtaattaattttaactttaattttgatACAGTTTACACATTTTGGAGTGTAGAATATATacacatttgaatatataaaatatattccatttgaaTGGCAGACTAAATATGTAACAATAATAGCATATTATAAGTACATTTTGTAATCATAAAGTTAGAATAGGTTTTGGTTGCTGCAATATCTAATGTCATCAGTTCAGAATATACTCTTTTTGAGGACTGAACATGAAATTGTTTGTGTGGTAATCAACTTTATGCCACAATTCTGTTGGTTAAACTTGACTTGTATTGAATAAGAACATTCAAGTTTGGAGCAGTGAGAATTATTTTAATAAGGCCTGACCAGGCTTAACATCAGCATTTGTCTTATCATTCTGACTccttctaaatgtctttaatgtgacCTTTAGGATGCTCAGACAAAGCACTACTGGCTAGAGAGAACAGAACAGATGCAACTCCAGGAATGCTTTCTCCAAGACAGAGCAAAGCAAACACAGGTGAAAGGTCAACAGAACTTTGGCAAATGGTCCAATAATGAAACTGTCAGTCAAATGACCTTGTGGAATCCAAGAAGagtataattaagtaaataagttTACCCATGCAGTGTTCTTGAGGATATAATTTTGACAATCTCTCATGCAGCATACTCACAAGATCATGGTCCACCTCCTAACAGTTCTGAACAATTTCTTGTTTGACGTAGGAACAGGTCCTAGGCTAAAACTTTAAAGGCTTTAGTTTGGATGACAAACTACAGCTCAACAGTTTAAACACATAAGCTCATTTACCTAATGGCTTGCTAGGCTATTTATTGGAACAGCACCATGGCATTATAACACAAAAAAGCAGGAAAAGCAACGAGAAACACTGAAACGCgataaaaagtgattgtgaaaGTTTTCACAAATCAGGCtcagtcaaaaaacaaaacaaacaacaacaaaaaagaaagaaaaaacgtgATTTTGTATTTCAGCGGTCTGCATGTTTATTAGCCTATAATTGATGTTAAACATGAAGAAACACCGGTTTCGGACCGTAGGACCGCttcacattaattcacaaatcatGAAGAGTGACATGTGATATCATTTGTATGTCTACAACAGTGCACTTCTGGGCCAAACTAGATCTGAAAACCGTCTTCACTGCATTCACCTGACGCCTGCCTGTCGATGTTTGCAGCGCAGTTACTTTGGACGGTGTGGCTGGATCTTTGACGGTGGATTTCCTGTGTTCTCTTTGCTGTTTGGGGTCCTGCTCGTCTTGGCTTTATGGAATTGGAGACAAGGGTTGACCAGGGTGCCGTCACTTTACAACGGATTACACTGTTTATCTCACGGCTTATTTCGCTTGGACTTTGTGTCAGACACGTTGCTCCTTATTCTCACTCCGAACTATGTGTTTAACTCATATTGTTCTGAATTTGTGTGGTGGATGATATTCATgtggttttattgttttgatcCCTTGCTCACTGTTTTGAGCTCTAGAAAAGATATAAATTGTAGGCTATAGCGCAGGCTACATGTTGTATGTCTCAGCTCATATTAagcccaaaataaaaacaaagaaaaaacggtagcactttattttacagtcatgttcctcatgtacatactatgaacttattatagtaattacaataactatgtaataactaggtactaaccctgaacctacccctaaacctaaccctaccccatgtggttaccttgtattaccagaactttcttagataaatacactgtaagtacactataagtacatgttagtacacgtctcgaaaataaagtgcaaccgaaaaatTGCCCATATAGACCTATACGTTTAGCTATTTTTATAGCTAGtttgcattttgacattttcacTTTTAGATCATTTCAGTGCATCCGTTGATCAGGTTTACAAAACAGGTCTGAAAGATTTGTTCATGAACATGACTCTGATCAGTAAACCTCTTAAGTAGGTTATGTAGCAATGTGCCACAGCCAGTGCAGACCCAGAATAGTTTTTAGGGGGGTACTAAAAGAGGGCTTTATAATTCTGAAGAGGTGCTAATGAAATTAGACATCGAAGCAAGTAACTTGTACAGACTCCAATTAACACCACAAAGCCTAAATTTAGACACAGCATATCCTCAAAATGAGTTCATTCATTCCTAACTTAACTCAGACCATACATCTACTATGTGTTATTTTTGGTAAACAGGCCTACATAATTCCTATGACCTACTTCCAgttgtgttattttataattttgaaaactttactattatttaaaaatgtgcaaaacacTCAGAATAAAGAATAAGatcaataataaatacattacgCCCTGATGAAACAGCTGTGCTGACATAGAACCAATATTGCATTAAGCAAATTCGATTGTTTTCAAAAGTGATTCAAAGTCTAAATCATTAATtgtatgaggttttttttttttgtgtaattttgccAACAATGGGCCAGCACTTCTTTTCATGAATGATATAGGGACAATATTGCAGCCTCCAGCTCACTACTGTATAGTAGGATATTACCTAATAGAAAATATCTTCTAATACCATATTTGGCATATAATTTCAACAATTTACATGATTTTTACAATGACTTACGTTTATTGGATAAAGAGTTTTATAAGTTATTTTATAAAGATTGCAtcaaattctgtcataattgtACTTACCCTTATGTCTTTCAAAACCAGTATAGTCCACGGTGCTAATTTCCATAATCCATGAAGTATAGACATATTATAAGGAGTGCCCAAAAGACTCATGGTCGTCACTCCATCACGCAGTACAAGTGTGTTTCTAAGTTCGGAATTCAAAGCCTCAAGGtgcactttctctctctgtttctccctACAGACTCTAATTTAATTTCCTGTTCTGTTCATTATCCACTAGACTACTATCTAACAAAGACAGaaactattaaacaattaaaaaaaatacaaatataggctaataaaaataacaattatatatatcggGCATTATATAGTCTTTTGAAgtcatattataatttgtttgaaGAGCTgacaataaattttttattaaccATCATGAAGTATTTCcttttttaagaaattttaattgcataaacaattttatatgcatttttttttttttgcaaatcagtgtaagtgaaaattttaaatattatagaaatCTACGCATGTTGAGGTTCTGTCCACCTAAGTTCCCTAGAGATAGATGTAAAagttaaaatttgaaataaaatgcatgagtggtgatttttttgtgtgattttaatattatcattaatGGACTGAACATACAATGAtcacatttcaataaataaatacagctttgtttATACGCACTTTGTACTGACAACCAATATTGTGGCCTAATTTTATAATCCTAAAAAGTCGAAGATCCCAAGCTTTACTGGGTGATTAGTCCAAAAGTGATTATGTCTGCTCTTATTCAAATCCCACATTATAACACTCTCCCTATCTTACGCGTCTGGATTTATCCCTTATAAGGAACCACAGAGGGATATATAAACACTCCTGATGCATCTTTGCAAATAAAGAGCAGGCGAAGAGTACCACAACAGCAGATTACACCTTTTATATCTGGATCGCTAGTGTGCAAAGATGAATGGCACTGAGGGAAACAACTTCTACGTCCCCTTGTCCAACAGGACAGGTCTAGTGAGGAGTCCTTTCGAGTATCCTCAGTATTATCTCGCTGAACCATGGCAGTTTAAATTGCTTGCTGTCTACAtgttctttctcatctgtttggGTCTACCCATCAATGGCCTTACATTGATTTGTACAGCTCAACACAAAAAGCTCAGACAACCTCTCAACTTTATTTTGGTCAACCTGGCTGTGGCTGGTGCcatcatggtttgttttggattcaCGGTCACTTTCTACACAGCAATTAATGGCTACTTTGCTCTGGGACCGACTGGCTGTGCGGTTGAGGGCTTCATGGCCACACTTGGAGGTGAGGaaaattgtgatgcttttattttttattttttgactgcTCTGAGGAATTCTTGAGGTGTACAGTGGACTGCAATTTTGGAAAACTTGCCTTGCAGggtgttaatgtattttttattgatttgctACACAGGTGAAGTTGCCCTTTGGTCACTTGTGGTGCTGGCTATCGAGAGATACATTGTGGTCTGCAAGCCAATGGGTAGTTTCAAATTCTCTTCCACCCATGCTTCGGCAGGAATTGCATTTACATGGGTAATGGCCATGGCATGTGCGGCTCCACCTTTGGTTGGCTGGTCAAGGTTGGTCAAATAAGGCATTATGCTGTCCAGACATTTCAGTggaccgtgtttttttttttttttttttttttttttataatgtaaaagcaACGTGTTAGATTtattaatatacaatttaaagcagcacaaTAAGGCTTTTTCTAGTGTAACAATCACACTGAACTTTTATGCCAATTTtgataatttgcatttaaagtagTAGTACATTTTACCTGCCTAAGTGCAACAGAGATCGAATTTCATGATTACTCAGAAATTTTCTGACATCAGGTGCGTTTCTTTAACAGATATATTCCTGAGGGAATTCAGTGCTCGTGTGGACCAGACTACTACACCCTGAATCCTGAATACAACAATGAATCATATGTCCTCTACATGTTCATCTGCCATTTTATATTGCCAGTCACTATAATCTTCTTCACCTATGGACGACTTGTTTGCACAGTCAAGGCGGTATGAAATGTCAATTTAAACATTCCTGTAAATTCCCAGTTATTAGAATACTATGTTAAAATGACAATCCTTATAATCATCTATGGTAATTTTACTCTCTTAGGCTGCAGCTCAACAGCAGGACTCAGCATCTACCCAAAAGGCTGAGAGGGAAGTGACAAAAATGGTCATCCTGATGGTTTTGGGTTTCTTGGTGGCTTGGACCCCTTATGCCACTGTTGCTGCCTGGATCTTCTTTAATAAGGGAGCAGCTTTCAGTGCCCAGTTCATGGCTATTCCTGCCTTTTTCTCAAAGACGTCAGCCTTATATAACCCTGTCATCTATGTGCTGCTAAACAAACAGGTTAAACATTTATCCGCCTTGTCCTACATATCCCAGACATCCCTTTCTATTTCTTCTTTATCTTCTCTCTCTATTGTCTCTATTAAAAATGAAGCATTGTTCTTCACAGTTCCGGAGCTGCATGCTGACCACTCTTTTCTGTGGAAAGAACCCTCTTGGCGATGAGGAGTCATCAACTGTATCCACCAGCAAGACGGAGGTGTCCTCTGTATCTCCAGCATAGACTTTTGGACCTCTCACAGATTATGTTCTTTTAGTCACTGACCAATGTGGGCATCTGAAAAAAGCTGGGGGTGGAGAGATGTGGGGGGAGACAGTTGAAATCGTTTTTTGTTGTGTTCACTATCACCATTAACTTGGTGAACGCAGAAGACACATATATTTGGTGTGTACAAATGTTATCAGTGAACACTGaaattgtggttttatttttgtgtgccGGGGGGGCAAGCATTTGTATCTTTTGCCTGAAATgtacatatattttgtaaataatgaaaaagaaatacatagaaataaatactGGCATTAAATacctattttgttttcatttttaaataaaattacagagTATTCTAATTGCTCCCACATATACAATACTGAAAATGATATCGAGATATAGACTATCCATGTAGTACTAGAATACTATTTGGTCTTTAATGTTCTATAGAAAAAGTTTGCAAATGTAGAAAACCCTTTGGAATGCAcaaaataattaacatatttacagtccataaatcacatttgttttacCCAGTTTGAAACCCCAAAGAAAACCTTAGTGAACATGTAAACTCTATTCTACTCTATTCTAAAGTTAGAATTGTTCTAGATTGTGGACTGAAGCAGGGTGAGCTATTTTAATGAGATAAACAGGGTGAACATCATTCAGCACCAATTTCTCCTCCCATTCTGATCCTGCCAAAAGATCCTGATGCGACCTTCATCTTAACACACAGTGCTATTGAGCAAACATTAACTGCTACCAATTCCAGAAATAAGTTTTCTCAAAAATAAACAAGAATCAGCAACACCTTAGGTCCATGTCAAAAATTACCCTTTTGGAATCcacaaaagtaaatgaataatatatattttttttcaagtctaTAGTACAATCTATTTAAACAGTAGCTAGTAGCTGTTTGTTTGTTCAGTTTAGTAtactaatgaaaatgttttcataaagGCTGAAAATGGAAAATCCATGGTCCCAATCAGGtagtttttttaaaagatttttcaaGCATTCAAACTAGAAAAAATAGACAGCAAGCCTTCAAGtggattaaagctgcagtcagtaacttttgatgctctagcggttaataaacagaactgcttgcgtcttgcggaacaACATCgcagccggaactacttctctctgtttatgtctatgatgaatcacaaaggtactgggttaatCCGCCGTGGTACctccgaagcaatctaaaatagtctgaatataaacacttattataggtgcaccctagtgattcaggacaggctaaaaacacggtttggaaaatggattcatggtgtacttgcttattatatacatttttctacattttaaacacaaacaaagttacggaccacagctctgattggttgtttcttaacgggagcgatgtatagagcatcacagtcccgcccacagcccgagagagctctggtgccggaagtaaatttcccattcatttctcccattgactttcggaaaaatccgtatctaaagagttttagagcatgtgtgaggataaccagctacggctgaactcattagcatataacatataattttgagtgaaaaaattaagagaaactccaaaaaaagtcaaaggtacaagactgtgtacatatcttcatttcgagcgcaggaactactcatcccataaaccaccgcgcctcattgaattcgactggagccacaaccgcgaacgagccttttgatcgacttccaaatctgatgatggctgatgattttattttatatagtgaatgtagtgaatttacaatcgtgtaaataaatagtgttttatataggtattgtgtattgatttttatatttatcatcgtgtattttatatattgtgtgcgtgtgtgaaagtggttaacgtccgcaacatggtgcagtgctttgtacctgactgcaatcaccgctcagtagTCAACACATGTCTTtggccattacacaaatgttcagtaaatgcataaaaaggtatgcctaggctaaatattgttttgacagtggcattataaaatgcttgatatgacttaTATCATATGAAGGCTATAGTAGCCTAgctaagttaccaacc
The Carassius auratus strain Wakin chromosome 31, ASM336829v1, whole genome shotgun sequence DNA segment above includes these coding regions:
- the LOC113050436 gene encoding green-sensitive opsin-2-like isoform X2, which encodes MNGTEGNNFYIPLSNRTGLVRSPFEYPQYYLAEPWQFKLLAVYMFFLICLGLPINGLTLICTAQHKKLRQPLNFILVNLAVAGAIMVCFGFTVTFYTAINGYFALGPTGCAVEGFMATLGGQIALWSLVVLAIERYIVVCKPMGSFKFSTNHALTGIGFTWVMALSCAAPPLVGWSRYIPEGMQCSCGPDYYTLNPEYNNESYVIYMFVCHFIFPVTVIFFTYGRLVCTVKAAAAQQQDSASTQKAEREVTKMVILMVLGFLVAWTPYATVAAWIFFNRGAAFSAQFMAVPAFFSKSSSIFNPIIYVLLNKQFRSCMMTTLFCGKNPLGDEESSSVSTSKTEVSSVSPA
- the LOC113050436 gene encoding green-sensitive opsin-2-like isoform X1, producing the protein MNGTEGNNFYIPLSNRTGLVRSPFEYPQYYLAEPWQFKLLAVYMFFLICLGLPINGLTLICTAQHKKLRQPLNFILVNLAVAGAIMVCFGFTVTFYTAINGYFALGPTGCAVEGFMATLGGQIALWSLVVLAIERYIVVCKPMGSFKFSTNHALTGIGFTWVMALSCAAPPLVGWSRYIPEGMQCSCGPDYYTLNPEYNNESYVIYMFVCHFIFPVTVIFFTYGRLVCTVKAAAAQQQDSASTQKAEREVTKMVILMVLGFLVAWTPYATVAAWIFFNRGAAFSAQFMAVPAFFSKSSSIFNPIIYVLLNKQVIIYQNCRNVKTYPYPISSTLSITKKWQVHKNVLSETLFFTVPELHDDHSFLWKEPSW
- the opn1mw4 gene encoding green-sensitive opsin-2, whose amino-acid sequence is MNGTEGNNFYVPLSNRTGLVRSPFEYPQYYLAEPWQFKLLAVYMFFLICLGLPINGLTLICTAQHKKLRQPLNFILVNLAVAGAIMVCFGFTVTFYTAINGYFALGPTGCAVEGFMATLGGEVALWSLVVLAIERYIVVCKPMGSFKFSSTHASAGIAFTWVMAMACAAPPLVGWSRYIPEGIQCSCGPDYYTLNPEYNNESYVLYMFICHFILPVTIIFFTYGRLVCTVKAAAAQQQDSASTQKAEREVTKMVILMVLGFLVAWTPYATVAAWIFFNKGAAFSAQFMAIPAFFSKTSALYNPVIYVLLNKQFRSCMLTTLFCGKNPLGDEESSTVSTSKTEVSSVSPA